The following are encoded in a window of Bacillus sp. es.036 genomic DNA:
- a CDS encoding metal ABC transporter solute-binding protein, Zn/Mn family yields MKNRFLTVAFLLSISTLVLVGCGQEPDTNADGKLSIYTTLYPLEYFAERIGGEHVTAESIIPPGSDAHSFEPTTKTMTELAESDLFIYNGAGMEGFADAAKDTLKNEDVMTLESAEGIHFDETIEEHEEHADEEGEHEEHADEEHADHDHGDVNPHIWIDPTLAIQQAENIKHALIEINPDNKKTFESNFETLEEELLALDKEFREMADSAPKKEFLISHDAYSYWESRYGLKQLSVSGLSPSQEPTQKQLEDIIETAKSYNLKYMLFEQNATPKPAKAVQQELGLETLRIHNLSVLTEEDIENDETYFTLMEQNIQTLEKALSE; encoded by the coding sequence ATGAAAAATCGCTTTTTAACAGTAGCATTCTTACTATCTATATCTACGCTTGTCCTAGTCGGTTGTGGTCAAGAGCCAGACACAAATGCGGATGGAAAGCTAAGTATTTATACAACACTTTATCCTCTTGAATATTTTGCTGAACGAATTGGCGGAGAACATGTAACCGCTGAATCCATCATTCCTCCTGGCAGTGACGCACATAGTTTCGAGCCAACGACGAAAACAATGACAGAGTTAGCTGAATCCGATTTATTTATCTACAATGGAGCAGGCATGGAAGGATTTGCTGATGCAGCTAAAGATACCTTGAAAAATGAAGACGTCATGACGCTTGAATCCGCTGAAGGAATTCACTTTGATGAAACAATAGAAGAACATGAGGAACATGCTGATGAAGAAGGAGAGCATGAAGAACATGCTGATGAAGAGCACGCCGATCACGATCATGGCGATGTGAATCCACACATTTGGATTGATCCAACCCTCGCTATCCAGCAGGCCGAAAATATTAAACACGCACTTATAGAAATTAATCCTGACAATAAGAAAACATTTGAGTCTAATTTTGAAACATTAGAAGAAGAGCTATTAGCTCTAGATAAAGAATTCCGTGAAATGGCTGACAGTGCACCGAAAAAAGAGTTCCTTATTTCGCACGATGCCTATAGCTACTGGGAAAGTCGCTATGGACTTAAACAATTAAGTGTATCTGGCCTTTCACCATCTCAAGAACCTACGCAAAAACAGTTAGAAGATATCATTGAAACAGCTAAAAGTTACAATTTGAAGTATATGCTTTTTGAACAAAATGCTACGCCAAAGCCAGCAAAAGCAGTTCAACAAGAGCTTGGCCTTGAGACGCTTCGCATTCATAACCTCTCTGTCTTAACAGAAGAAGATATCGAAAATGATGAAACTTATTTCACTTTAATGGAACAAAACATTCAAACACTAGAAAAAGCTCTATCAGAATAG
- the gatC gene encoding Asp-tRNA(Asn)/Glu-tRNA(Gln) amidotransferase subunit GatC, with amino-acid sequence MSRITKEEVKHVANLARLEMDEAEVEKFTTQLDDIISMAEQLNELDTENVEPTTHVLDLKNVLREDKVQPWLTREEALKNAPDQANGQVKVPSIFE; translated from the coding sequence ATGTCCAGAATTACCAAAGAAGAGGTTAAGCATGTAGCCAATCTCGCTAGACTAGAAATGGATGAGGCAGAGGTCGAAAAATTTACAACTCAGCTTGATGACATTATCTCTATGGCGGAGCAGCTAAATGAATTAGATACAGAGAACGTTGAGCCTACAACGCACGTTCTTGATTTGAAAAATGTACTGCGTGAAGACAAAGTACAGCCGTGGCTAACGCGTGAGGAAGCATTGAAGAATGCACCGGATCAAGCCAACGGTCAAGTAAAAGTTCCATCAATATTTGAGTAA
- a CDS encoding heptaprenylglyceryl phosphate synthase, whose product MFDFLEWKHVFKLDPNKEIEDYDLEAICESGTDAVIVGGSDGVTLDRTLDLLARIRRYAVPCALEVSTVEAVTPGFDFYFIPTVLNTEDSRWVTGLHHEAVKEFGEIMNWDEIIMEGYCILNQDSKVAQLTSAHTNLDEEDVLAYARMAEKMFKLPIFYVEYSGTYGDKELVQKVSRVLDETKLFYGGGIDSPEKAKEMAASADTVIVGNIIYDNIKQAIKTVAAVKGN is encoded by the coding sequence ATGTTTGATTTTCTAGAGTGGAAGCATGTGTTTAAGCTGGATCCGAATAAGGAGATTGAAGATTATGATCTTGAGGCGATTTGTGAGTCTGGGACGGATGCGGTGATTGTTGGTGGTAGTGATGGTGTGACGCTTGATCGGACGTTAGATTTACTTGCTAGAATTCGTCGTTACGCGGTACCATGTGCTCTTGAGGTGTCGACTGTGGAAGCAGTGACCCCAGGATTTGATTTTTATTTTATTCCAACCGTGTTGAATACGGAAGACAGTCGTTGGGTAACGGGTTTGCATCATGAAGCTGTAAAAGAGTTTGGTGAGATTATGAATTGGGATGAAATCATTATGGAGGGGTACTGTATTCTCAATCAGGATTCTAAGGTTGCTCAGTTAACTTCTGCTCATACTAATCTTGATGAAGAAGATGTACTTGCTTATGCGCGAATGGCAGAAAAGATGTTCAAACTGCCGATTTTTTATGTGGAATACAGTGGAACCTATGGAGATAAAGAACTTGTTCAGAAGGTAAGCCGCGTTCTTGATGAGACGAAACTTTTCTACGGTGGAGGAATTGATTCGCCGGAGAAAGCAAAAGAAATGGCTGCTTCTGCAGATACTGTTATTGTTGGGAATATTATTTACGATAATATCAAACAAGCGATTAAAACGGTTGCTGCTGTGAAAGGAAATTGA
- the gatA gene encoding Asp-tRNA(Asn)/Glu-tRNA(Gln) amidotransferase subunit GatA: protein MFDKSISELHSLLHKKELSVSELVQTSFDRIQTVDEKVKAFMTLNEEGAMQAAKALDEKLGTEEARGLLFGLPVGVKDNIVTKGLRTTASSQLLSNFEPLHNATVVERLNAAETITVGKLNMDEFAMGSSNENSGYFGTRNPWNTDYVPGGSSGGSAASVAAGEVFFSLGSDTGGSIRQPAAFCGVVGLKPTYGLVSRFGLIAFASSLDQIGPITNTVEDNAYLLQSIAGHDKMDSTSANVDVPDYLSSLTGDVKGLRIAVPKEYLAEGVDEDVKNSVLQSLKKLEELGATWEEVSLPHSKYAVATYYLLSSSEASANLARFDGVRYGVRAEAENLIDLYKKTRSEGFGDEVKRRIMLGTFALSSGYYDAYYKKAQKVRTLIKNDFEKVFEDYDVIIGPTTPTPAFKVGEKIDNPLTMYANDILTIPVNLAGVPAISVPCGLSNGLPVGLQIIGKHFDEKTVYRVAHAYEQATDHHKAKPEL, encoded by the coding sequence TTGTTTGATAAAAGCATAAGTGAGCTTCACAGCTTGCTTCATAAGAAAGAGTTATCCGTCAGTGAACTTGTTCAAACTTCGTTTGATCGCATTCAAACGGTCGACGAAAAGGTAAAAGCGTTCATGACGTTAAATGAAGAAGGTGCCATGCAAGCGGCAAAAGCGCTTGATGAAAAGCTCGGTACCGAAGAGGCAAGAGGACTTCTCTTTGGTCTCCCTGTCGGTGTGAAAGATAACATCGTTACGAAAGGACTACGCACAACAGCGTCAAGTCAGCTTCTAAGTAACTTTGAACCATTACATAATGCAACGGTGGTTGAACGCTTAAATGCAGCGGAAACGATTACTGTCGGCAAATTGAATATGGACGAGTTCGCGATGGGTTCTTCGAATGAGAACTCTGGTTATTTCGGCACGCGTAACCCTTGGAATACAGATTATGTACCGGGCGGATCAAGCGGTGGGTCAGCTGCCTCTGTTGCGGCTGGAGAGGTATTCTTTTCTCTTGGTTCTGATACAGGTGGTTCGATCCGTCAACCAGCTGCCTTTTGTGGTGTTGTTGGACTAAAGCCTACGTACGGACTAGTTTCTCGTTTTGGACTAATTGCTTTTGCATCATCACTTGATCAAATTGGCCCCATTACGAACACAGTAGAAGATAACGCTTATCTTCTTCAATCGATTGCCGGTCATGACAAGATGGATTCAACATCAGCGAACGTTGACGTTCCAGATTATCTTTCAAGTCTAACAGGTGATGTGAAAGGTCTTCGAATTGCTGTACCGAAAGAGTACCTTGCTGAAGGTGTAGATGAAGATGTGAAGAACAGCGTCCTTCAGTCACTTAAAAAGCTTGAAGAACTTGGCGCAACGTGGGAAGAAGTATCGCTTCCGCACTCAAAATATGCAGTAGCAACATACTATCTTCTTTCTTCTTCAGAAGCATCAGCAAACCTGGCTCGCTTTGACGGCGTACGCTATGGCGTTCGTGCTGAAGCAGAGAACCTGATTGATCTTTATAAGAAAACAAGAAGCGAAGGCTTTGGGGACGAAGTGAAGCGACGCATCATGCTTGGTACGTTTGCTCTTAGCTCTGGTTACTACGATGCTTATTACAAGAAAGCACAAAAAGTTCGTACGCTGATCAAGAACGATTTTGAAAAAGTGTTCGAAGACTATGATGTGATTATCGGACCTACAACGCCAACTCCAGCCTTTAAAGTAGGCGAGAAGATTGATAACCCGCTAACAATGTATGCGAATGATATTCTCACAATCCCGGTTAACCTTGCAGGCGTTCCTGCGATTTCCGTACCATGTGGTTTATCAAATGGCCTACCTGTTGGACTTCAAATAATCGGAAAGCACTTTGATGAGAAGACCGTTTATCGCGTTGCTCATGCGTATGAGCAAGCAACGGATCATCATAAGGCTAAACCAGAGCTGTAA
- the putP gene encoding sodium/proline symporter PutP has product MGIETPTLVTFIVYLVGMLAIGLIAYRMTSNLSDYVLGGRRLGGSVAALSAGASDMSSWLLLGLPGAMYAGGMSQIWIGIGLAIGAYLNWQFVASRLRRYTEVANDSITVPDYLENRFRDGSKALRVISAIVILVFFTFYTSSGLVGGAILFESSFGMSYESALWIGAIVIISYTFLGGFLAVSWTDFFQGILMFLALVVVPIVALNEMGGWNETVNQVGATDTTYLDIFTGMSFMGIISLLGWGLGYFGQPHIITRFMAVKSSKEIPKARLVGMSWMVLSLFGAIFTGFIGIAYFDAGLPNSETVFIEFTQVLFNPWVSGFLLAAILSAIMSTIDSQLLVSSSAVAEDFYKAILRKNASQTELVWVGRIAVLGIALLAILLAYNPDSSVLDLVSYAWAGFGAAFGPVIILSLFWKRMTRNGALAGIITGAVVVILWAQLSGGLFDLYELIPGFILAWIAVMAFSFVGKEPGEEIEAEFEAAKTSKF; this is encoded by the coding sequence ATGGGTATTGAAACGCCAACGTTAGTTACGTTTATTGTTTATCTTGTGGGTATGCTCGCAATCGGATTAATTGCATACCGAATGACAAGTAACTTGTCCGATTATGTACTTGGAGGAAGAAGATTAGGTGGATCTGTGGCCGCATTAAGTGCAGGCGCATCAGATATGAGTAGCTGGCTCTTACTAGGACTACCTGGTGCAATGTACGCAGGCGGTATGAGTCAAATTTGGATTGGGATTGGGCTCGCAATCGGAGCTTACTTGAACTGGCAATTTGTTGCATCACGCCTTCGTCGCTATACTGAAGTAGCGAATGATTCAATAACGGTTCCAGATTACCTTGAGAATCGTTTCCGTGATGGATCGAAAGCACTTCGTGTGATCTCAGCAATTGTTATTCTTGTATTTTTTACGTTCTATACGTCTTCAGGTCTTGTTGGGGGCGCAATCCTGTTTGAAAGCTCGTTCGGAATGAGCTATGAAAGCGCATTGTGGATCGGTGCAATTGTTATTATTTCATATACGTTCCTCGGTGGTTTCCTAGCGGTAAGCTGGACAGATTTCTTCCAGGGAATACTTATGTTCCTTGCACTAGTTGTCGTTCCAATTGTTGCCCTAAATGAAATGGGTGGCTGGAATGAAACAGTTAATCAAGTTGGTGCAACGGATACAACTTACCTAGATATCTTTACTGGTATGAGTTTCATGGGAATTATTTCTCTACTTGGTTGGGGACTTGGTTACTTTGGACAACCTCACATTATTACTCGTTTTATGGCAGTTAAATCTTCGAAAGAAATTCCTAAAGCACGCCTTGTTGGTATGTCATGGATGGTTCTTTCTCTGTTTGGTGCAATCTTTACTGGTTTCATCGGTATTGCCTATTTTGATGCTGGACTTCCGAACTCTGAAACCGTCTTTATCGAATTTACTCAAGTACTCTTTAATCCATGGGTATCCGGCTTCTTACTAGCTGCAATCCTATCTGCGATCATGAGTACAATTGATTCTCAGCTACTTGTATCTTCAAGTGCTGTTGCGGAGGACTTTTATAAAGCGATTCTTCGTAAAAATGCAAGCCAAACTGAGCTTGTATGGGTAGGTCGTATTGCTGTCCTAGGTATTGCGTTACTTGCCATCCTACTTGCTTATAACCCTGATAGCAGTGTTCTTGATCTTGTAAGTTATGCGTGGGCTGGTTTTGGTGCCGCATTTGGACCTGTTATTATCTTAAGTCTATTCTGGAAACGCATGACCCGTAATGGTGCACTTGCTGGTATTATCACTGGTGCCGTAGTTGTTATCTTATGGGCTCAACTATCAGGTGGACTGTTCGATCTTTATGAATTAATCCCAGGCTTTATCCTGGCATGGATTGCTGTAATGGCATTCAGCTTTGTTGGTAAAGAGCCAGGTGAAGAAATTGAAGCTGAATTCGAAGCGGCAAAAACGTCTAAATTCTAA
- the pcrA gene encoding DNA helicase PcrA, translating to MQRIVDKLLNGLNPEQQEAVKHTDGPLLIMAGAGSGKTRVLTHRIAYLLVEKQVSPWNILAITFTNKAAREMRERVNSITGPVAEDIWISTFHSMCVRILRRDGDRIGINRNFTILDSGDQLTVIKKILKEQNVDPKKFEPRGILGSISSAKNELETPEDYKANAKGPYESVVADAYEQYQKQLRKNQALDFDDLIMRTITLFKKVPEVLEFYQRKFQYIHVDEYQDTNKAQYVLVKLMAEKYQNLCVVGDSDQSIYRWRGADIQNILSFEKDYPSARAIFLEQNYRSTKKILQAANVVIENNMNRKPKKLWTDNDDGPHITYYQANDEHDESRFVTGKILDMVNSGKRTNAQIAILYRTNAQSRVIEEILNKSNIHYNIVGGTKFYDRKEIKDVLAYLRLIANPDDDISLLRIVNVPKRGVGASTMDKVAQYAANQDISIFTALQEVEQIGLSARFTKSLKTFGNQMANWSQMQEYLAVSELVEEVIDKSGYRDALRNENTIESQTRLENIDEFLSVTQEFEKASEDKSLIAFLTDLALVADIDKLDEDENEQKEAVTLMTLHSAKGLEFPVVFLIGMEEGVFPHSRSLFEEEEMEEERRLAYVGITRAEEELFLTNSRLRTLYGKTNANPVSRFIGEIPEELLEKQGQEKPATPFGGTSSRPSSRPATPKTPRRPQLTSTGGDSLDWKVGDKASHRKWGVGTVVSVKGDGDSTELDIAFPNPVGIKRLLAKFAPIEKQ from the coding sequence ATGCAACGAATAGTTGATAAGTTATTAAACGGATTAAACCCCGAACAACAGGAAGCGGTCAAGCACACGGATGGACCGCTTTTAATTATGGCTGGAGCAGGCAGTGGAAAAACGAGAGTGCTCACGCATCGAATCGCGTACCTTCTTGTTGAGAAACAAGTCTCTCCATGGAACATCCTTGCGATTACCTTTACAAATAAAGCAGCGCGAGAAATGAGAGAACGAGTGAATTCCATTACAGGCCCGGTTGCCGAAGACATTTGGATTTCAACGTTCCACTCGATGTGTGTCCGTATTTTAAGAAGAGACGGGGATCGCATTGGCATTAATCGGAACTTTACAATTCTTGATTCTGGTGACCAGTTGACGGTGATTAAGAAAATTTTGAAGGAACAAAACGTCGATCCTAAGAAATTTGAGCCGCGAGGAATTTTAGGAAGTATTAGCTCTGCAAAGAATGAACTAGAAACGCCGGAAGACTATAAAGCAAACGCCAAAGGACCGTATGAAAGTGTTGTTGCGGATGCATATGAACAATATCAAAAGCAGCTTCGTAAAAACCAGGCGCTCGACTTTGATGACTTGATTATGAGAACCATTACGCTCTTTAAAAAGGTGCCAGAAGTGCTGGAATTCTATCAGCGCAAATTTCAGTACATTCATGTGGACGAGTATCAAGATACGAACAAAGCACAATATGTCCTTGTCAAATTAATGGCTGAGAAATATCAAAACCTATGCGTAGTAGGTGATTCCGATCAGTCGATCTATCGCTGGCGCGGGGCTGATATTCAAAATATCCTCTCGTTTGAAAAAGACTATCCAAGTGCACGTGCGATCTTCCTTGAGCAAAACTATCGTTCGACAAAGAAAATTCTCCAAGCGGCGAATGTAGTGATTGAAAACAACATGAATCGAAAACCTAAAAAATTATGGACCGATAATGATGATGGCCCGCACATTACGTATTATCAAGCCAATGATGAACATGATGAGAGTCGCTTTGTAACAGGGAAAATCCTTGATATGGTGAATAGCGGAAAGCGAACGAATGCACAAATTGCGATTCTTTATCGGACGAATGCACAGTCTCGAGTGATTGAGGAAATTTTAAATAAGTCGAACATTCATTACAACATTGTCGGCGGTACAAAGTTCTACGATCGTAAAGAAATTAAAGACGTTCTTGCCTATCTTCGTCTTATTGCAAACCCCGATGACGATATTAGCTTACTTAGAATCGTCAATGTTCCAAAGCGCGGTGTCGGTGCATCGACTATGGACAAGGTAGCGCAATATGCAGCTAATCAAGATATTTCTATCTTTACAGCGCTTCAAGAGGTTGAACAGATTGGCTTAAGTGCCCGTTTTACGAAGTCTCTTAAAACGTTTGGTAATCAAATGGCCAACTGGTCGCAAATGCAGGAATATTTAGCGGTATCTGAACTTGTTGAAGAAGTGATTGATAAATCGGGCTATCGAGATGCACTACGAAACGAGAACACGATTGAATCACAAACCCGACTTGAAAATATTGATGAATTTCTTTCTGTAACGCAGGAGTTTGAGAAAGCAAGTGAAGACAAGAGCTTGATTGCTTTTCTAACGGACCTCGCCTTGGTTGCAGATATTGATAAGTTGGATGAGGATGAAAACGAGCAAAAGGAAGCTGTTACGCTCATGACTCTTCACTCAGCGAAAGGCTTGGAGTTCCCGGTCGTTTTCCTTATCGGGATGGAAGAAGGCGTGTTTCCGCATAGTCGCTCCCTATTTGAGGAAGAAGAAATGGAAGAAGAACGCCGACTTGCTTACGTAGGTATTACAAGGGCAGAAGAAGAATTGTTTTTAACAAATTCTCGTCTTCGAACGCTTTACGGGAAAACGAATGCGAATCCTGTCTCTCGCTTCATTGGTGAAATTCCAGAAGAATTACTTGAAAAGCAAGGACAGGAAAAACCTGCAACACCGTTTGGAGGGACAAGTTCTCGACCTTCTTCAAGACCTGCTACTCCTAAAACACCGAGACGCCCTCAGCTGACTTCAACAGGCGGAGATTCACTGGACTGGAAGGTAGGAGACAAAGCGAGCCACCGCAAGTGGGGAGTTGGAACGGTTGTTAGCGTGAAAGGTGATGGCGATTCGACTGAGCTTGATATTGCATTCCCAAATCCAGTTGGAATCAAGCGCTTGTTAGCAAAATTTGCGCCAATTGAAAAGCAATAG
- a CDS encoding CamS family sex pheromone protein: protein MPKKQTFIVSIMALSLVLSGCVPSFMKGEQDDTVKVNDSEGEESEEMIVSEDIKTSETYYRSVLDKDGEKNSLDTSQVRGLITAGVDNRLDVDALEMGLIRLSQEQFDPDKYFFKEGQLFDTEQIHGWLYRDNGVTKEEAEKDDEKEVNVGLNPQLGVEENPAQYEQVIEAEKKNPKFLSYIHEQDYYVQNKDEELQLGGVSIALSLYSEYPYSVLDENGLKYTGSVKLDKDEVVAKAKESIKPIVEKIRAEHDVPIMFTLFLEQPRQSVVPGNFVASTIVEKGKSSPESWKDLNEKYIAFPSSAADEEYPAEAEKFDDFTREIQDFFPNFVGVIGTGFYKQDELSQLKIEIPIQFYSKSEVISFTQFVNGLVKKRNDTFPQDLPVSIYITSNGETESLIVKDPNEEEPFVHIYQ from the coding sequence ATGCCAAAGAAGCAAACGTTCATCGTTAGTATCATGGCTCTTTCGCTCGTATTATCCGGTTGTGTTCCGAGTTTTATGAAGGGCGAGCAGGACGATACAGTAAAGGTGAATGACTCAGAAGGCGAAGAAAGTGAAGAAATGATTGTAAGTGAAGATATAAAAACTTCAGAGACGTATTATCGTTCGGTGTTAGATAAAGATGGGGAAAAAAATTCTCTTGATACTTCACAAGTTAGAGGATTAATTACGGCTGGTGTTGATAACCGTCTTGATGTAGATGCACTTGAAATGGGATTGATTCGACTTTCTCAAGAACAATTTGATCCTGATAAATATTTCTTTAAAGAAGGACAGCTTTTTGATACAGAGCAAATCCATGGCTGGCTGTATCGTGATAACGGTGTAACAAAGGAAGAAGCTGAGAAAGATGATGAGAAGGAAGTAAATGTAGGGCTTAATCCGCAGCTCGGTGTGGAAGAAAACCCTGCACAATACGAGCAAGTAATTGAAGCTGAAAAGAAAAACCCTAAATTCCTCTCTTATATTCATGAACAGGATTATTATGTTCAGAACAAAGATGAAGAATTGCAGCTAGGCGGAGTTTCGATTGCCTTATCGCTTTATTCTGAATATCCTTACTCGGTTCTTGATGAAAATGGTTTGAAGTATACCGGTTCGGTAAAGTTAGATAAAGATGAAGTGGTTGCAAAGGCAAAAGAATCAATTAAACCAATCGTTGAGAAAATTCGAGCCGAGCATGACGTCCCAATCATGTTTACGCTCTTCTTAGAGCAGCCACGACAATCGGTTGTCCCAGGTAACTTCGTGGCAAGCACGATTGTAGAGAAAGGTAAATCTAGCCCTGAGTCATGGAAAGATTTAAATGAAAAGTACATTGCATTTCCTTCATCTGCCGCTGATGAGGAATATCCAGCGGAAGCTGAGAAGTTTGATGACTTCACACGTGAAATACAAGATTTCTTTCCGAACTTTGTAGGAGTCATTGGAACCGGCTTCTATAAACAAGACGAACTTTCTCAATTAAAGATTGAGATTCCAATTCAGTTCTATAGCAAATCTGAAGTGATTTCGTTCACCCAGTTTGTAAATGGACTTGTTAAAAAGCGTAATGATACATTTCCTCAAGATTTACCTGTCTCGATCTATATCACAAGCAACGGGGAAACAGAAAGTTTGATTGTGAAGGATCCTAACGAAGAAGAACCGTTTGTTCATATTTATCAATAA
- the ligA gene encoding NAD-dependent DNA ligase LigA, translated as MEEKHKRIEELRQLLNQYNYEYHVLDQPSVPDAEYDRMMNELLNLEEENPELKSDDSPTQRVGGPPLEGFQKVEHRVPMLSLGNAFGEEDLKDFDRRVRDRIGENFSYVCELKIDGLAVSLIYEDGGLVRGATRGDGTVGEDITQNLKTIPAIPLRLRENVSMEVRGEAYMPKPSFMKLNEVREKNEQDLFANPRNAAAGSLRQLDPKIAASRNLSIFVYGVGTVDGREISSHSNGLDFLKELGFKTNPEWKRCNTIDDVIDFIGGWSEKRPDLSYEIDGIVVKVDALNQQEELGFTAKSPRWAIAYKFPAEEVVTQLRDIELNVGRTGVVTPTAVLEPVLVAGTTVQRASLHNEDLIREKDIKIGDYVVIKKAGDIIPEVVSVLEERRTGDEKAFSMPEQCPECESDLVRLDEEVALRCINPKCPAQLREGLIHFVSRNAMNIDGLGERVITQLFREELIHDVADIYQLTHGQLIELERMGEKSVSNLLEAIRVSKDNSLEKLLFGLGIRHVGAKAARTLAQQFGSMESLVQASIEDLEAINEVGQKMADSVVRYFQNEEVHELIDELKDAGVNMIYKGPKPVSIEEIDSVFAGKTVVLTGKLEQLSRGEAKKKLEELGAKVTGSVSKSTDLVIAGEDAGSKLEKAESLGIDVWSENRFVEELNE; from the coding sequence ATGGAAGAAAAGCATAAGCGCATCGAAGAGCTTCGTCAGCTCTTAAATCAATACAACTACGAGTACCATGTTCTTGATCAGCCGAGCGTCCCGGATGCCGAATATGATCGGATGATGAACGAACTATTGAATTTAGAAGAAGAGAACCCAGAGCTTAAATCAGATGATTCGCCAACACAACGCGTCGGCGGTCCTCCGCTAGAAGGCTTCCAAAAAGTTGAACACAGAGTGCCGATGCTAAGCCTTGGGAATGCCTTTGGAGAAGAAGACCTGAAAGATTTCGACCGACGTGTACGCGATCGAATTGGCGAAAACTTTTCATATGTATGCGAATTAAAAATAGATGGTCTCGCGGTCTCACTTATCTACGAAGATGGTGGTCTCGTTCGGGGTGCAACGCGAGGAGATGGTACTGTAGGCGAAGACATTACTCAGAACCTTAAAACCATTCCTGCGATCCCTTTACGTTTACGAGAAAATGTGAGCATGGAGGTTCGTGGCGAAGCTTATATGCCAAAGCCATCCTTCATGAAATTAAATGAAGTACGGGAGAAGAATGAGCAGGATCTTTTTGCTAACCCTCGAAATGCAGCAGCTGGTTCTTTACGTCAACTTGATCCTAAAATTGCTGCTAGTCGTAACCTTTCTATTTTTGTCTATGGTGTTGGTACGGTTGATGGGAGAGAAATTAGCTCTCATTCCAATGGCCTTGATTTTCTCAAGGAGCTTGGGTTTAAAACCAATCCAGAATGGAAGCGATGTAACACGATTGATGATGTGATTGATTTTATAGGTGGATGGTCAGAGAAACGCCCTGACCTTTCCTATGAAATTGATGGGATCGTTGTGAAAGTAGATGCACTTAATCAGCAGGAAGAGCTCGGATTTACAGCGAAGAGTCCCCGTTGGGCGATTGCCTATAAGTTTCCTGCTGAAGAGGTGGTCACGCAACTACGGGATATTGAACTAAACGTAGGGAGAACCGGTGTTGTAACCCCAACAGCGGTATTAGAACCAGTTCTCGTTGCAGGAACGACCGTACAGCGGGCGTCTCTTCATAACGAGGATTTGATTCGCGAAAAAGATATAAAAATTGGTGACTATGTTGTTATTAAAAAAGCAGGAGACATTATTCCTGAAGTTGTTTCTGTTCTAGAAGAGCGTCGCACAGGAGATGAGAAGGCCTTTTCTATGCCTGAGCAATGCCCAGAGTGTGAAAGTGATCTTGTTCGACTGGATGAAGAGGTTGCGCTTCGGTGTATTAACCCCAAATGTCCAGCGCAGCTCCGTGAAGGATTAATTCATTTTGTTTCACGTAATGCGATGAATATTGATGGCTTGGGCGAGCGGGTCATTACGCAGCTCTTTCGTGAGGAATTAATTCACGATGTAGCTGATATTTATCAGCTCACTCATGGTCAGCTTATTGAACTTGAGCGAATGGGAGAAAAATCAGTTTCCAATCTACTTGAAGCAATTAGAGTGTCAAAAGATAATTCATTAGAGAAGCTGTTGTTTGGTCTTGGAATCCGTCATGTAGGGGCTAAAGCGGCAAGAACACTTGCACAGCAATTTGGCTCAATGGAAAGTCTTGTCCAAGCAAGCATAGAAGATCTTGAAGCAATTAATGAAGTTGGGCAAAAAATGGCTGATTCTGTTGTACGATACTTCCAAAATGAAGAAGTTCATGAGCTTATTGATGAGTTAAAAGATGCTGGTGTTAACATGATTTATAAAGGCCCTAAGCCAGTTTCAATTGAAGAAATTGACTCTGTTTTTGCAGGGAAAACAGTTGTTTTAACCGGTAAACTTGAACAGTTAAGTCGTGGGGAAGCGAAAAAGAAGTTAGAAGAACTAGGTGCAAAGGTAACAGGAAGTGTCAGTAAAAGCACAGACCTTGTGATTGCTGGGGAAGATGCTGGCTCGAAGCTCGAGAAGGCAGAGTCACTTGGTATTGACGTATGGAGTGAGAACAGGTTCGTTGAAGAGTTAAACGAATGA